The Candidatus Paceibacterota bacterium sequence TTTCTTTCAGAGCTTGAATTTGAATTCTCGACAAAAGATTTCGAAATTCCGCAATTTTCTTTTTTATTGCTGGCGAAAGAGCCTCCTCTCTGTTAGAAGCAATGGCTAAAAGAGTAACTTTGCCCAAGCCACGAGCTGGTACGTTAATAATTCTTTTAATATCGGAGAGACTGTCAGGATTAAGAGCCGCTCGCAAATATGAAAGAACATCTTTCACCTCCTTTCGTTCAAAGAAGCGTACCCCTAAAATTTGATAAGGAATTTCCCGCATTAAAAACATTTCTTCAAGTACGCGAGACTGGAAATTGGCGCGATAGAGAACGGCAATTTCTTCCGGCGCCACCCCACCCTCAATTAATTCGGCTGATTTTCGAGAAATGAAATCGGCCTCATCAATTTCATCATATGCGCTATAAAGCCCAATCTTAGCGCCACCCTTTTTTCGAGTAAAAAGATTTTTCTCCTTGCGATGAACATTTTTCTGAATGATTTTATTGGCGGCTTGAAGAATGATTTCGCTAGAACGGTAATTTTCTTCCAGCAGAATAATCTTGGCTTCCGGATAATCCTTTTCAAAATTTAAAATATTCCGAATATCGGCCCCCCGCCAGCTGTAAATGTTCTGATCAATATCTCCAACTACGCAAATATTTTTTTCTTTCTCGGCCAGAAGTTTGGCAATCATATACTGCACTCTATTAGTGTCCTGATACTCATCAATGTGAATGTATCGCCAGATTTTCTGGTATTTTTCCAGAATTTCTCGATTATTTTTTAAAAGATCAACCGTTTTCAATAGCAAGTCATCAAAATCCAAAGCTCTTTCTCGTTTTAGAATTTTCTCATACTCCTGCCAAACTGATGCCGCTATTCGGCCAAAATATTCACGGCCCACGGACTCAGCGTATTCAGTCTGATTAATGTTATTACCTTTTTCTCGGGAAATTACGTGCAAAATTTTAGCCGGCTCAAATTTTTTCGGATCCAGATTAAGAATCTCAAGAGATTCTTTGACCGCGCGCTTGGAGTCCGCGCGGTCAAAAATCGAAAAGTGTCTCGGCAAATCAAGTAGCCGCGAATTTTCTTTTATGATGTGCACTCCTAAGGCGTGGAAAGTGGAAACAAAAGGTCGTTCAAAAAAAGAAATGGGACGATTAAGTTCCTCGTCGCTCTTAAGAAGATCAAATACTCTTTCGCGCATCTCCTTGGCTGCTTTGTTGGTGAAAGTAATGGCCAAAATAGAATGCGGCGAAACACCCTCCTTAATTAAATGAAGAATCCGATGGGTAATAGTCTTAGTCTTTCCGGCACCCGCACCGGCCAAAATTAAAAGCGGACCAGAAGTGGTTAAGACCGCTTCTTTTTGCCGTTCATTTAAATTTTCCATCAGGAAAACTATAACACACTGGCTAAGCAGCCTTCTTCTTAAAAGATTCCTCTTCCGCTTTCCTTTCTAGAACAGCCAAACTAAGCTTGGCTATTCTATCCAAATTCTTTTCAATTTGTTTTTGATTGCCAAGTTCTTGGAGGTTTGTATTTTCAGCTTTTAATTTTTCAATTACTACCGGCGCTTCCTTTAGAAACCAATCTAAATCGTTCCTGAATGAGGGAGCTTTCGAGAATTTTACAATTTTCTTTGACTCGTTTGGTTCGAAGAATTCAGGCTTAAAAGCATTCGGAAAATTTTTATCAAGATAATCAATTAATTTATCAACCCTGCTCTGCAGATTATCTGATTGATAAATATCTCGCCTCTCTTCATTTTCTTTAAATTTCTCTACCTTTTTCCCATGCGGACGTTCTTTTTGTCGATGACTTTCTCTCGAGGCGGCGCCTGGACTCTCAGTAGATTTAGGGCCATCATTTTTCAGATATTTTTCCACGTTTTCTGCCTGTCTAAGTTGATTTTTCTCGGCATTTTTAATAAAGGCATTTTGAAGGTCAGCCAACCCCTCCGGTTCAGGCTTATTTTCAGGCATTTTTTCCATGATTTAAAATTATACCTAATTTTTTGATTAGGCGCAAGGGTGAAATGGCTCAAAATAAGGCTAGATTTGTCCACACCCTACCGGCCAAAGCATTGACAGGCTTGGCCCATAAAATATCATTATGTCTATCACTGATATCATGCCAATTGGGTGAGAGGGATCCCCCGATAGAAAGGCAGCAAATTCTGATTTATCATTAATTTTAGGCTTATTTTATCCAACCGTCGGTCTACTGTTTCTTATACTAAACGTCTTTTAACTGGCCTCTTCTACGGAAGAGTGATCTTTGCTTTGATTGTTATTTCCCTCCCCGCCAATAGTCAGGCCAGTGTTTTCTTCTTTGTTAACGGCCTATTCTCAAGCGCTAGAGCCGCCGATGTCACCCCGGCAACCGCTCTTAACTCCCAGAAAATAGCTCTATTGGAGCCCGTTTTGAATATTGACCCAAATCCCACCAAAGCTAGCTCAACCTTAGCTGTTGAAAATAACGCCCTGGTTACGGAAGCCGGTCCGGTAGGCGGCGGAGCCCAAGCTTTTAAT is a genomic window containing:
- a CDS encoding UvrD-helicase domain-containing protein encodes the protein MENLNERQKEAVLTTSGPLLILAGAGAGKTKTITHRILHLIKEGVSPHSILAITFTNKAAKEMRERVFDLLKSDEELNRPISFFERPFVSTFHALGVHIIKENSRLLDLPRHFSIFDRADSKRAVKESLEILNLDPKKFEPAKILHVISREKGNNINQTEYAESVGREYFGRIAASVWQEYEKILKRERALDFDDLLLKTVDLLKNNREILEKYQKIWRYIHIDEYQDTNRVQYMIAKLLAEKEKNICVVGDIDQNIYSWRGADIRNILNFEKDYPEAKIILLEENYRSSEIILQAANKIIQKNVHRKEKNLFTRKKGGAKIGLYSAYDEIDEADFISRKSAELIEGGVAPEEIAVLYRANFQSRVLEEMFLMREIPYQILGVRFFERKEVKDVLSYLRAALNPDSLSDIKRIINVPARGLGKVTLLAIASNREEALSPAIKKKIAEFRNLLSRIQIQALKEKPSNTIKYIIKESGMEEMYKKGKEEDEERLENMKELVTLATRYDALAPQEGIEELLADAALATDQDEMEERGRSVKLMTVHASKGLEFSYVFISGLESELFPHLRLSEEELSEENQEEERRLFYVALTRAKEKLYLSYASVRTIYGSKRISIPSEFIIDLDEELLEPEENLSEKTIHYD